The proteins below come from a single Gracilinanus agilis isolate LMUSP501 unplaced genomic scaffold, AgileGrace unplaced_scaffold49655, whole genome shotgun sequence genomic window:
- the LOC123255640 gene encoding zinc finger CCHC domain-containing protein 3-like, with translation MPSPELYSPGFGQGHGGEEEKKKREEKRPGAASSVRGKGPQEDAFSGRFILRLRFQGEDNNCPTRDYVVGTLIIKSIGMNPRDIYAVIQIPGSKEFDVSFRSAEKFDFFLRKYQEKKGQDCWENFVLIQLTKPRLKTLFILFRNETVDTGDIVTWLKRHCDVLTTPVKVADRFGVWTGEYKCEIELWQGEEGVDHLPGAFYLGAEKGYSWYKGQPKTCYRCGSKNHMSLTCSQEKCFRCGEQGHSTTFCKKGIVCNLCGQKGHIYANCPSAGHSTGITGN, from the exons ATGCCCAGCCCAGAACTGTATTCCCCTGGCTTTGGCCAGGGGCATG gtggagaggaggagaagaagaagagagaagagaagaggcccGGCGCAGCCTCCTCCGTGCGGGGCAAAGGACCGCAGGAGGATGCCTTCAGTGGGAGATTTATCTTGAGGCTCCGATTCCAAGGCGAGGACAACAACTGCCCAACGAGAGACTATGTGGTGGGCACCCTCATCATCAAGTCGATCGGCATGAACCCCAGGGACATCTATGCAGTCATCCAGATCCCCGGCAGTAAGGAGTTTGACGTGAGCTTCCGATCGGCGGAGAAATTCGACTTCTTTCTGAGAAAGTATCAGGAGAAAAAGGGCCAGGACTGCTGGGAGAACTTTGTGCTGATTCAGCTGACCAAGCCGAGGCTCAAAACCCTCTTCATCCTCTTTCGGAACGAAACTGTGGATACGGGAGACATCGTGACGTGGCTGAAGAGACACTGCGACGTGCTGACCACCCCGGTCAAGGTGGCCGATCGCTTCGGGGTCTGGACTGGGGAATACAAGTGTGAAATCGAACTGTGGCAAGGGGAGGAGGGGGTCGACCACCTGCCGGGGGCCTTTTACCTAGGCGCCGAGAAGGGCTACAGCTGGTATAAGGGCCAGCCAAAGACGTGCTATAGATGTGGCTCCAAGAACCATATGAGTTTAACCTGTAGCCAGGAAAAGTGCTTCCGGTGTGGAGAGCAAGGGCATAGCACCACCTTCTGCAAAAAGGGGATCGTCTGTAACCTCTGCGGGCAGAAAGGACACATCTATGCCAACTGCCCCAGTGCAGGCCATTCAACTGGCATCACTGGGAATTGA